The following coding sequences are from one Methanobrevibacter arboriphilus JCM 13429 = DSM 1125 window:
- the leuS gene encoding leucine--tRNA ligase, which translates to MSEEMEKKWQDKWEKSKLFQADHDERKKIFLTVAYPYPSGAMHIGHGRTYTVPDVYARFKRMQGYNVLFPMGWHVTGAPVIGIASRIKDKDPWTLELYEKVHKVPKTEIPKLEDPEYIVKYFSTEYHNVMNDMGYSIDWRREFRTTDPTYKKFIEWQIRKLKEMDLIRKGNHPVKYCPHCDNPVGDHDLLEGEGVGVNELTLLKFKLLGKNNNEINRNGNSNSNVKYLVPATFRPETIYGSTNLWLNPDIEYIEVISDASKDGTNGETWIISKEAYDNISNQIKDLKIIGTIDPKPLIGTYVENPVTKEPHPLLPASFVDPEYGSGSVFSVPGHAPADYIALQDLKNNNELLEEYGLENIVNKIEPLNVVTLKKYSEIPARDVIERLNVKTQEDPKLEEATNELYKVEHSKGIISDHIPIYSGERVSIARENIKKDMISKNQATIMYDFAEHPVICRCGTKCVVKIMDNQWFLKYSDEEWKEKTRNLLRNENIIPNEVRSNLEYYIGWLEDWACSRRIGLGTKLPWDKQWLIEPLTDSTIYMSYYTIAKYLKDINPNDLNDAFFEKVFFDNDINIDNDISTNKINTSQLDSIGADIDDFKLKIDEDIINEIQNEFSYWYPLDWRLSAKDLVGNHLSFHMFHHAAIFPPENWPKGMVVFGMGLFEGNKMSSSKGNVILLSDAIEEYGADVVRLFLMSSAEPWQDFDWREKEVVGTKRRLDWFFDFAEKIESIKKSPLNLSNIERVDLTRKIDLWMMNQLFIRINDATNALEGFQTRKALQDSLFLLKKDVDHYMYRTKHLLEDPDEAIIFVLSSILESWIRILAPFTPHSSEELWSKYGGEGFVSEAEWPIKYQYFPMKCTPTLNLQADSCIPSEVIEKSEEMVQSIVKDINEIKKIVDVVPKKIHVYLAPDWKWLLYRIAADVGKPDIGQIMGKAIGENIHDNKKEIADVAKKVGREITKTRYIGKIDEYDVLSDALDFISEEVDAEVIIHTDDSYDPQNKAKNAMPYKPAIFME; encoded by the coding sequence GTGAGTGAAGAGATGGAAAAGAAATGGCAGGATAAATGGGAAAAATCAAAGCTATTTCAAGCAGATCATGATGAAAGAAAAAAAATATTTTTAACAGTAGCTTATCCTTATCCAAGTGGAGCTATGCATATAGGACATGGTAGGACATACACAGTTCCAGATGTTTATGCAAGATTTAAGAGAATGCAGGGATATAATGTGTTGTTTCCTATGGGTTGGCATGTTACCGGAGCTCCTGTGATTGGAATTGCTAGTAGGATAAAGGATAAAGATCCTTGGACTCTTGAATTATATGAAAAGGTTCATAAAGTTCCAAAAACTGAGATTCCAAAGCTTGAAGATCCTGAATACATTGTAAAATATTTTAGTACTGAATATCATAATGTAATGAATGATATGGGTTATTCAATAGATTGGAGAAGAGAGTTTAGAACTACTGATCCTACCTATAAAAAATTTATTGAATGGCAAATAAGAAAGTTAAAAGAAATGGATTTAATAAGGAAGGGAAATCATCCTGTTAAATATTGTCCTCATTGTGATAATCCTGTTGGAGATCATGACCTCTTAGAAGGGGAAGGTGTTGGAGTAAATGAATTAACTCTTCTTAAATTTAAACTATTAGGTAAAAATAATAATGAAATTAATAGAAATGGTAATAGTAATTCTAATGTTAAATATTTAGTTCCAGCTACTTTTAGACCAGAGACTATTTATGGTTCTACAAATCTATGGTTAAATCCAGATATTGAATATATCGAAGTGATTAGTGATGCTTCTAAAGATGGAACCAATGGGGAAACATGGATAATTAGTAAAGAAGCATATGATAACATATCTAATCAAATAAAAGATTTAAAAATAATAGGAACTATTGACCCAAAACCATTGATAGGAACTTATGTTGAAAATCCTGTGACTAAAGAGCCTCATCCTTTATTACCTGCTAGTTTTGTTGATCCTGAATATGGTAGTGGTTCTGTATTTTCTGTTCCAGGTCATGCTCCTGCAGATTATATTGCACTTCAAGATTTAAAAAATAATAATGAACTTTTAGAAGAATATGGGTTAGAAAATATAGTAAATAAAATAGAGCCATTAAATGTTGTAACTCTTAAAAAATACAGTGAAATTCCAGCTCGTGATGTGATTGAAAGATTAAATGTTAAAACTCAGGAAGATCCTAAATTAGAAGAAGCTACCAATGAATTATATAAAGTTGAACACTCTAAAGGAATCATTAGTGATCACATTCCTATTTATTCGGGTGAACGTGTTTCAATAGCTCGTGAAAACATTAAAAAGGATATGATTTCTAAAAATCAAGCTACTATAATGTATGATTTTGCAGAACATCCTGTAATATGTAGATGTGGTACAAAATGTGTAGTTAAAATAATGGATAATCAATGGTTCCTTAAATATTCTGATGAAGAATGGAAAGAAAAAACAAGAAACTTACTTAGAAATGAAAACATAATTCCTAACGAAGTTAGATCAAATCTTGAGTACTATATTGGCTGGTTAGAAGATTGGGCATGTTCTAGAAGAATTGGGCTTGGAACTAAACTTCCTTGGGATAAACAATGGTTAATAGAACCACTAACAGATTCTACAATTTATATGTCTTATTATACAATAGCTAAATATTTGAAAGATATTAATCCTAATGATTTGAATGATGCATTTTTTGAAAAAGTATTTTTTGATAATGATATAAATATTGATAATGATATAAGCACTAATAAGATTAATACTAGTCAATTAGATAGTATTGGTGCTGATATTGACGATTTCAAGCTTAAAATTGATGAAGATATTATAAACGAAATTCAAAATGAATTTAGTTATTGGTATCCTTTGGATTGGAGACTTTCAGCTAAGGATCTAGTTGGTAATCACTTAAGTTTTCATATGTTCCATCATGCAGCTATTTTCCCTCCTGAAAATTGGCCAAAAGGAATGGTTGTATTTGGTATGGGTTTATTTGAAGGTAACAAAATGTCTTCCTCTAAAGGAAATGTTATACTTCTTAGTGATGCAATTGAAGAGTATGGTGCTGATGTTGTAAGATTGTTTTTAATGTCTTCAGCTGAACCATGGCAAGATTTTGATTGGAGAGAAAAAGAGGTTGTTGGTACAAAAAGAAGACTTGATTGGTTCTTTGATTTTGCAGAAAAAATTGAATCAATTAAAAAATCACCTTTAAATTTAAGTAATATTGAAAGAGTTGATTTAACCCGTAAAATAGACCTATGGATGATGAATCAGCTATTCATAAGGATAAATGATGCAACTAATGCTCTTGAAGGTTTCCAAACAAGAAAAGCTCTTCAAGATTCTCTCTTCCTTCTTAAAAAAGATGTTGATCATTATATGTACCGTACAAAACATTTATTAGAAGATCCTGATGAGGCAATTATCTTTGTTTTATCTTCAATATTAGAGTCTTGGATTAGAATTCTTGCACCATTTACACCACACAGTTCTGAAGAATTATGGAGTAAATATGGTGGTGAAGGTTTTGTATCTGAAGCTGAATGGCCTATTAAATATCAATACTTCCCAATGAAGTGCACTCCAACTTTAAACCTCCAAGCAGATAGCTGTATCCCAAGTGAAGTAATAGAAAAATCTGAAGAAATGGTTCAGTCAATTGTAAAAGATATAAATGAAATTAAAAAGATCGTTGATGTTGTTCCTAAAAAGATTCATGTTTATTTAGCTCCTGATTGGAAATGGTTATTATATAGGATAGCTGCAGATGTTGGAAAACCAGATATTGGCCAAATTATGGGTAAAGCTATAGGTGAAAACATTCACGATAATAAAAAAGAAATAGCTGATGTTGCTAAAAAAGTTGGTCGTGAAATTACAAAAACAAGATATATAGGAAAAATAGATGAGTATGATGTATTGTCCGATGCTTTAGACTTCATATCTGAAGAAGTAGATGCTGAAGTAATTATTCATACTGATGATAGCTATGATCCACAAAACAAGGCTAAAAATGCAATGCCGTATAAACCAGCTATATTTATGGAATAA
- the cutA gene encoding divalent-cation tolerance protein CutA, with protein MMVLIYVTTSNEEEAIKIGDLVVKERLAACSNVISNMKSTYWWEGNLENDNEAILILKTLEKNVENIFDLVSSVHSYDNPCILALPVLNVAEKYLEWIKDEID; from the coding sequence ATGATGGTACTAATTTATGTTACTACAAGTAACGAAGAAGAAGCTATAAAAATAGGGGATTTAGTGGTTAAAGAAAGGTTAGCTGCTTGTTCTAATGTAATTTCTAACATGAAATCTACATATTGGTGGGAAGGAAACCTTGAAAATGATAATGAGGCTATTCTCATTCTTAAAACATTAGAAAAAAATGTTGAAAATATATTTGATTTAGTAAGTAGTGTTCATAGCTATGATAATCCTTGTATTTTAGCATTACCTGTTTTAAATGTTGCTGAAAAATATTTAGAATGGATAAAAGATGAAATCGATTGA
- a CDS encoding ArsA family ATPase produces MGFKDLFTFKEGQTTFIFVGGKGGVGKTSISAATAIWMANQGKKTLVVSTDPAHSLSDSLEAPIGHSPTLIMPNLYAVEIDPEIAMEQQQAELESKKSLASGEQAMGLDLLGDQLDLASSAPGADEAAAFEVFLQVMTTNEYDVVVFDTAPTGHTLRFLSFPDLMDSWVGKMIKVRTKIGGVANTFKNLIPFMGDDDENDIQSTAELEETKRKINEAKKVMSDPERTTFKMVVIPEEMSIYESDRAMESLSKNNMTVDGVVVNQIMPDIQDCDFCQARHKIQQKRLALIRQKFSHQTIAEMPLFKEEVKGIEKLKEMAEVLYEGKTPEDVEKDAILL; encoded by the coding sequence ATGGGATTTAAAGATTTATTCACATTTAAAGAAGGTCAAACAACATTTATATTTGTAGGAGGAAAAGGAGGAGTAGGAAAAACATCCATATCAGCAGCTACAGCGATTTGGATGGCAAATCAAGGAAAAAAAACATTAGTTGTATCTACTGATCCGGCCCATTCTCTTTCAGACTCACTTGAAGCACCTATAGGTCATTCCCCAACCTTAATTATGCCAAACTTGTATGCAGTTGAAATTGACCCTGAAATAGCTATGGAACAACAACAAGCAGAGCTTGAAAGTAAAAAAAGCTTAGCTAGTGGTGAACAAGCAATGGGATTAGATTTATTAGGTGATCAACTCGACCTTGCATCTTCAGCCCCTGGTGCTGATGAAGCAGCTGCATTTGAAGTTTTCCTTCAAGTAATGACAACTAACGAATATGATGTAGTGGTATTTGACACAGCTCCAACTGGTCACACACTTAGATTCCTTTCATTCCCTGATTTAATGGATTCATGGGTTGGAAAAATGATTAAAGTTAGAACAAAAATTGGTGGTGTAGCTAACACATTTAAAAACTTAATTCCATTTATGGGAGATGATGATGAAAATGATATTCAATCCACAGCTGAGTTAGAAGAAACTAAAAGAAAAATCAATGAAGCTAAAAAAGTAATGTCTGATCCTGAAAGGACAACATTTAAGATGGTTGTAATTCCAGAAGAAATGTCAATATATGAATCTGATAGAGCCATGGAATCATTATCAAAAAATAATATGACTGTTGATGGAGTTGTTGTTAATCAAATTATGCCAGATATTCAAGATTGTGATTTTTGTCAAGCTAGACATAAAATACAACAAAAAAGGCTTGCTTTAATTAGACAAAAGTTTTCACACCAAACAATAGCTGAAATGCCATTATTTAAAGAAGAAGTCAAAGGAATAGAAAAGCTAAAAGAAATGGCAGAAGTTCTTTATGAAGGAAAAACCCCGGAAGATGTAGAAAAAGATGCTATATTACTTTAA
- a CDS encoding cobalt-precorrin-7 (C(5))-methyltransferase, translating into MSKLFIVGIGPGSKDYLTEKAKNVVKNADITIGSWRAINIFDDIGEVIGLDVKDLQEKLENAVDLAKNGKKVCVLSTGDPGFSGVLKTIKKIAENKNFDQNSIEVIPGISSLQLAAAKNRISWDEANIMTFHGRENISDILNVIDNGLPTIALPSKSVKDMVKFLLDNGIDENRKVTICEKLSYPEEKVITTSLKEVLDSNFSYMCVMIIY; encoded by the coding sequence ATGTCAAAACTATTTATTGTTGGAATAGGCCCTGGTTCTAAAGATTATCTAACTGAAAAAGCAAAAAATGTTGTTAAAAATGCTGATATTACTATTGGAAGTTGGAGAGCTATTAATATTTTTGATGATATTGGTGAAGTTATAGGTTTAGATGTTAAAGATCTTCAGGAAAAGTTAGAAAATGCTGTAGATTTAGCTAAGAATGGAAAAAAAGTTTGTGTACTTTCAACAGGAGACCCTGGTTTCTCAGGAGTTTTAAAAACTATAAAAAAAATAGCTGAGAATAAAAACTTTGATCAGAATAGTATAGAAGTAATACCTGGAATTAGTTCACTACAATTAGCAGCAGCTAAAAATAGAATATCTTGGGATGAGGCGAATATAATGACATTTCACGGTAGAGAAAACATTTCAGATATTTTAAATGTTATTGATAATGGACTTCCTACAATTGCACTACCATCAAAAAGTGTTAAAGATATGGTTAAGTTTTTACTTGATAATGGAATAGATGAAAATAGAAAAGTAACAATATGTGAAAAACTTAGTTATCCTGAAGAAAAAGTTATTACAACAAGTTTAAAAGAAGTTTTAGATAGTAATTTTAGTTATATGTGTGTTATGATAATATATTAG
- a CDS encoding NAD+ synthase produces the protein MLPKINSEVVKEEIVNFIREIVNKSSTNGIIIGLSGGIDSTVVAFLSKEAIGKDKIYSYHLYSSTTPKEDTEHARLVSEILGINYKEIYIDTITSEFLDLADLVGSSNLSDLSVLSSSDLTNYNEVSNSFENKSAEGNLKARIRMSMLYYFANMKNCLVAGTGNKSELLIGYFTKYGDGACDFEPIGDIYKTQLRKLAKDWNIPDVIINKPPRAGLWIGQTDEDEIGLTYDVLDQLLYLIVDKNLTNEEILKEMNSSNMEINKVRDKITNNQHKLQFPPSPFEKKKLF, from the coding sequence ATGCTACCAAAAATCAATTCAGAAGTAGTTAAAGAGGAAATAGTTAATTTTATAAGGGAAATAGTTAATAAATCAAGCACCAATGGAATTATTATCGGTTTAAGTGGTGGAATTGATTCAACTGTTGTTGCTTTCCTTTCAAAGGAAGCCATTGGTAAAGATAAAATATATTCTTATCATTTATATAGTTCAACCACTCCAAAAGAAGACACTGAACATGCTAGGCTTGTTTCTGAAATATTGGGTATTAATTATAAAGAAATTTATATAGATACAATAACTAGTGAATTTTTAGATTTAGCTGATTTAGTTGGTTCAAGTAATTTGTCTGATTTGTCTGTTTTGTCTTCATCTGATTTAACTAATTATAATGAAGTTTCAAATTCTTTTGAAAATAAGTCTGCTGAAGGTAATCTTAAAGCAAGAATTAGAATGTCTATGTTATATTATTTTGCAAACATGAAAAATTGCCTTGTAGCTGGTACTGGTAATAAAAGTGAATTATTGATTGGTTATTTTACAAAATATGGTGATGGAGCTTGTGATTTTGAACCAATAGGAGATATTTATAAAACACAGTTAAGGAAATTAGCTAAGGACTGGAATATTCCCGATGTAATTATAAATAAACCTCCAAGAGCAGGTTTATGGATAGGTCAAACTGATGAAGATGAAATTGGTTTAACTTATGATGTTTTGGATCAGCTCCTCTATCTAATAGTAGATAAAAATTTAACTAATGAAGAAATCTTAAAGGAAATGAATAGTTCTAATATGGAAATCAATAAAGTTCGTGATAAGATTACTAATAATCAACACAAGTTACAATTTCCTCCAAGCCCATTTGAAAAAAAGAAATTGTTTTGA